aggggcatcctgttttgaattcctctgttattgcctagaggactaataatattaataataatcatttaacatccatttttccatgccggcatgggttggatgatttgacaggagctggccaactgAAGAGGTGTCCAGGTTCCCTGTTTGTTTCAGCATGGCTTCTAGGACTGCGTCACACCAACCACTCTCCTAAAATACTTTCTTTAATATGAAATCTTTTTTGCAGAGAAACTTGATGTGGAAACGAAAGTTGTTCAGTCGGCCGTGGAAGGGTTGATGTACCTCCTGACAGAGACCTCCCGATTTATGGTAAGTATTGCCTCTCGGTATTTTCATTCTAGCCGTGCAATTAAAGACAGTCACATGACATTAACTAAAGTATTGTTCATCATCGTCACCTAAGGGCCTGGTCTACCTAGCTGATGTGAAAAGATACGATGgggcagctgtgtggtaagaagtttgcttgccaaccacgtggttccgggttcagtcccactgtgtggatccttgggcaagtgtcttctactgtatccttgggccaaccaaagccttgtgagtggatttagctgatggtaactgaaagaacacacacacacacgcacacatacacgcacaagcacacatacacgcacacacatacacatacatgcacacacagacacacatcaagaaatttgattgctatttttagcagtttgAATGACCATATAAAGGCTACTTCCTTTGATATTAATTCACTAAagacccatgccagcttggaaaaggggacattaatgatgatgatgatgatgatgatggtgatagtagtggtggtgaggatgatgatgatgatattgttattatcattatgattaagatgatgagctggcagaatcattagcatgccaggtgaaatactttgcggtattttgcccatccctacattctgagttcaaatcccaccgaggttgactttgctttcatcctttcggggttgatcaattaagtactagttacccACTGGGGGCTGATGTAAcaaaagttttaaatcatcatcatcatcatcattattattattatattattattattattattattaaggtggtgagttggcagaatgcttagtcgcattttgtccaattttttgttctaagctcaaattctgccaagttcgaactttgcctttcatcctttcagggttgttaagtaccagtaaaacactgaagttgatgtaattgacttgtcctctccctcaaaatttcgggccttgtgttattattattattatacgagcgtgatcgttaccagagtaCCTatctggcacataaaagacactattcgagtgtgattgttaccagcgtcgccttactggcactcgagccccatgctagtagggtattaagagcaacatctaagtgtgatcattgccagagtggctatctgacctccatgctggtggcacgtaaaagacaccattcaagtgtgatcgttaccagcattgccttactggcacctgtgccggtggcatgtgtaaaaagattcaagcgaggtggttgccagtaccgcctgactggctctcgtgccagtggcacataaaaagcacccgctacactcttggagtggttggcattaggaagggtatccagctgtagaaactctgccagatcaagattgaagcctggtgcagccatctggttcgccagtcctcagtcaaaacgtccaacccatgctagcgtggaaagcggacgttaaatgatgatgataacgataatcattcttcttcttcttattgttgttgttattatgataatgatgttcTTTACAGATTCCTGAATCAGAATACAAAGAGTCTTTAAGTATTCTTGGCTTCCAAGATGACAAAATAGACATTTTACTCACCATGTACCTGGAAAACAGAGGAAACATCCGGAATATTCTTTCGGAAATGTCTATGGAGTTGCCACATTATGACAATTTAGAATGGCGTTTTGATGTTCAGGTgagaaaatattcttattttttttttcatttatctaaaaaaaaatcattatatttattcttcgttgcccttttcaagcctatccagattttcttttcttttgcttttttattccAGGTTGCAAGTCGATCCATGAGGCACCAGGTGATGCCAAACGTTCTGCTGAAGCTCCACTTGGAAGAGGAGGATAAAGTCACGACACACCCTCTACAAACCGACCCCGGGAACCTTGTTCAGTTAACGAAGGAACTGGAAAAAGCTCTGGACGAGATGAAATCAGCCTTTTGCAGACGCATTGTTAGAAACATAGACTGAACAttctgcttaatttatcaacacctctgtttgtcttgttgtgtgtatatatgtgtatatatttatgtgtatatatatatactttatttaaagcagcagaaacgggaaactcagagtaacaggttttttctctttgaattttctgctgctttaaataaagcatattactctaccactggtatttgagtactcttttttccaccttgtttcacatttatgtgtttactccggtatatatatatatagaatggttgtatacagtcaatctaacgtgaacgtgacagtagggcggtacaccactgctgtttagccctaggaagcatcgacgcctcctgatggctttgacacatttttcttgtgaccttatatacatttacgaaggggagataAATATCCCcaggtaaaataatatgtgacaattattcggtggccaagataaaactctgagtttctgatgccgaggtggaaatccacaacaccctctcttcggttatctggccatctgaaaaatgcaaattcgtgaagcgttccatattttttaagatccgaaactcagagttttatcttcgctaccgaataattgtcacacattattttacagataaatttcctctatttacataatattgaggtctctttctttcttttgttatcttaccgtttttaccaatatatatatgtatatatatatatatatatatatatatatatatatacacacatacacacacacatggatctgTTTCttccgatgttttttttttttgtatcttgacCAAACACCATTTCATGAAAATTCTTGGAGATGGATATTTAATTCCAcaactggaacaaaaacaatgaaccatttttgcaaaaatttttttacaaagaatattacaaaacaaaacaaaaaaaaccccaataattCCAAAGCTGTTGCCAAAACATACCATACACCTTCACACaggtaagtgtgtatatgtatatgtatatatatatatatatatatatgtacatactttatGTGTGTTGgttaaaacaaaatgtaaattgaagaatatatatttaaaaagaaaaaaatcgtttGAGTTTTGTTGTCTGTGCGTCCTAACTTGAGTTTTATTGTTGcttaaataatttaagattttgggTCTTTTGTTACCAATTTCCTGACATTTCGTGCATGTGCtcatcatactctctctctctctctctcacttgtttcagtcatttgcggccatgctggagcaccacctttagttgaggaaatcgacctcaggacttattctttgtaagcctagtacttattctatcggtctcttttgctgaaccgctaagtgacgtaaacacaccagcatcggttgtcaagcgatgttgggggtg
The nucleotide sequence above comes from Octopus sinensis linkage group LG24, ASM634580v1, whole genome shotgun sequence. Encoded proteins:
- the LOC115223761 gene encoding COMM domain-containing protein 2, which gives rise to MFNLLKDEHKEHLKFLANVDAEVVREFCRISLQFIENGANPKVYQGAAQKLDVETKVVQSAVEGLMYLLTETSRFMIPESEYKESLSILGFQDDKIDILLTMYLENRGNIRNILSEMSMELPHYDNLEWRFDVQVASRSMRHQVMPNVLLKLHLEEEDKVTTHPLQTDPGNLVQLTKELEKALDEMKSAFCRRIVRNID